Proteins co-encoded in one Stomoxys calcitrans chromosome 5, idStoCalc2.1, whole genome shotgun sequence genomic window:
- the LOC131997830 gene encoding uncharacterized protein LOC131997830 isoform X1, translated as MTIFPLLNGVWEESSKFSLVKIPITPKCRICKDRHFLKHCPAFQGMSVVRRREVIREKGFCFNCLCTAHTRNWCPSRNKCMVCQLNHHTMVHVDQSSTPKATLQHMHQHSQNTTRKIEKNGRSCNSRKPNSTQHRAKSKAQDQEPHLHFRERLSHRTRQHVFLPTLLARIPTPDGPAKTRILMNSGEVQTMILQTLVERLHLRTTRKDNKEYCTLNLESYQDPLAKIQIIGMVQKKFRTTLPKPISEPKLRAIYDHITDLADPNFHNPCNVEILLANDQIPRILRAGMIQTSSSMPIAQSTIFGWTISGACRY; from the exons ATGACAATCTTCCCCCTACTGAATGGTGTCTGGGAAGAGTCATCAAAGTTTTCACTGGTAAAGATTCCAAT CACACCCAAATGTCGAATTTGCAAGGATCGACATTTCCTCAAACATTGTCCCGCCTTCCAAGGAATGTCTGTGGTAAGGAGACGAGAGGTAATCAGAGAAAAGGGATTTTGCTTTAATTGCCTCTGTACCGCTCATACCCGGAATTGGTGTCCATCACGAAATAAGTGCATGGTATGTCAACTCAACCACCATACAATGGTACATGTGGACCAATCCTCAACTCCTAAAGCCACTCTTCAACATATGCATCAACACTCCCAAAACACTACACGCAAGATCGAAAAAAATGGCCGTTCGTGCAACAGTCGCAAACCCAACAGCACTCAGCACCGTGCAAAATCCAAAGCTCAAGATCAGGAACCGCACCTACACTTCAGAGAACGGCTAAGCCATCGGACAAGACAGCACGTTTTTCTTCCAACATTGCTAGCTAGGATCCCAACACCCGATGGCCCAGCAAAAACGAGAATTCTCATGAATTCCGGTGAGGTTCAAACAATGATTCTTCAAACCCTAGTCGAGCGACTGCATCTTCGCACAACCAGAAAGGATAACAAGGAGTACTGCACATTGAATTTGGAATCATACCAAGATCCTTTAGCAAAAATCCAGATCATAGGTATGGTCCAAAAAAAGTTCCGAACAACTCTCCCCAAACCAATCAGCGAACCAAAGCTGCGTGCCATATACGACCACATTACCGATCTAGCAGATCCGAACTTCCACAATCCGTGCAACGTCGAAATTTTGCTGGCTAATGACCAAATACCAAGAATATTGCGAGCTGGGATGATCCAGACTTCCTCAAGTATGCCTATAGCCCAGAGCACAATATTCGGCTGGACAATTTCTGGAGCTTGTCGCTACTAA
- the LOC131997830 gene encoding uncharacterized protein LOC131997830 isoform X4 has product MDKSTPKCRICKDRHFLKHCPAFQGMSVVRRREVIREKGFCFNCLCTAHTRNWCPSRNKCMVCQLNHHTMVHVDQSSTPKATLQHMHQHSQNTTRKIEKNGRSCNSRKPNSTQHRAKSKAQDQEPHLHFRERLSHRTRQHVFLPTLLARIPTPDGPAKTRILMNSGEVQTMILQTLVERLHLRTTRKDNKEYCTLNLESYQDPLAKIQIIGMVQKKFRTTLPKPISEPKLRAIYDHITDLADPNFHNPCNVEILLANDQIPRILRAGMIQTSSSMPIAQSTIFGWTISGACRY; this is encoded by the coding sequence CACACCCAAATGTCGAATTTGCAAGGATCGACATTTCCTCAAACATTGTCCCGCCTTCCAAGGAATGTCTGTGGTAAGGAGACGAGAGGTAATCAGAGAAAAGGGATTTTGCTTTAATTGCCTCTGTACCGCTCATACCCGGAATTGGTGTCCATCACGAAATAAGTGCATGGTATGTCAACTCAACCACCATACAATGGTACATGTGGACCAATCCTCAACTCCTAAAGCCACTCTTCAACATATGCATCAACACTCCCAAAACACTACACGCAAGATCGAAAAAAATGGCCGTTCGTGCAACAGTCGCAAACCCAACAGCACTCAGCACCGTGCAAAATCCAAAGCTCAAGATCAGGAACCGCACCTACACTTCAGAGAACGGCTAAGCCATCGGACAAGACAGCACGTTTTTCTTCCAACATTGCTAGCTAGGATCCCAACACCCGATGGCCCAGCAAAAACGAGAATTCTCATGAATTCCGGTGAGGTTCAAACAATGATTCTTCAAACCCTAGTCGAGCGACTGCATCTTCGCACAACCAGAAAGGATAACAAGGAGTACTGCACATTGAATTTGGAATCATACCAAGATCCTTTAGCAAAAATCCAGATCATAGGTATGGTCCAAAAAAAGTTCCGAACAACTCTCCCCAAACCAATCAGCGAACCAAAGCTGCGTGCCATATACGACCACATTACCGATCTAGCAGATCCGAACTTCCACAATCCGTGCAACGTCGAAATTTTGCTGGCTAATGACCAAATACCAAGAATATTGCGAGCTGGGATGATCCAGACTTCCTCAAGTATGCCTATAGCCCAGAGCACAATATTCGGCTGGACAATTTCTGGAGCTTGTCGCTACTAA
- the LOC131997830 gene encoding uncharacterized protein LOC131997830 isoform X2: protein MVSGKSHQSFHCTPKCRICKDRHFLKHCPAFQGMSVVRRREVIREKGFCFNCLCTAHTRNWCPSRNKCMVCQLNHHTMVHVDQSSTPKATLQHMHQHSQNTTRKIEKNGRSCNSRKPNSTQHRAKSKAQDQEPHLHFRERLSHRTRQHVFLPTLLARIPTPDGPAKTRILMNSGEVQTMILQTLVERLHLRTTRKDNKEYCTLNLESYQDPLAKIQIIGMVQKKFRTTLPKPISEPKLRAIYDHITDLADPNFHNPCNVEILLANDQIPRILRAGMIQTSSSMPIAQSTIFGWTISGACRY, encoded by the exons ATGGTGTCTGGGAAGAGTCATCAAAGTTTTCACTG CACACCCAAATGTCGAATTTGCAAGGATCGACATTTCCTCAAACATTGTCCCGCCTTCCAAGGAATGTCTGTGGTAAGGAGACGAGAGGTAATCAGAGAAAAGGGATTTTGCTTTAATTGCCTCTGTACCGCTCATACCCGGAATTGGTGTCCATCACGAAATAAGTGCATGGTATGTCAACTCAACCACCATACAATGGTACATGTGGACCAATCCTCAACTCCTAAAGCCACTCTTCAACATATGCATCAACACTCCCAAAACACTACACGCAAGATCGAAAAAAATGGCCGTTCGTGCAACAGTCGCAAACCCAACAGCACTCAGCACCGTGCAAAATCCAAAGCTCAAGATCAGGAACCGCACCTACACTTCAGAGAACGGCTAAGCCATCGGACAAGACAGCACGTTTTTCTTCCAACATTGCTAGCTAGGATCCCAACACCCGATGGCCCAGCAAAAACGAGAATTCTCATGAATTCCGGTGAGGTTCAAACAATGATTCTTCAAACCCTAGTCGAGCGACTGCATCTTCGCACAACCAGAAAGGATAACAAGGAGTACTGCACATTGAATTTGGAATCATACCAAGATCCTTTAGCAAAAATCCAGATCATAGGTATGGTCCAAAAAAAGTTCCGAACAACTCTCCCCAAACCAATCAGCGAACCAAAGCTGCGTGCCATATACGACCACATTACCGATCTAGCAGATCCGAACTTCCACAATCCGTGCAACGTCGAAATTTTGCTGGCTAATGACCAAATACCAAGAATATTGCGAGCTGGGATGATCCAGACTTCCTCAAGTATGCCTATAGCCCAGAGCACAATATTCGGCTGGACAATTTCTGGAGCTTGTCGCTACTAA
- the LOC131997830 gene encoding uncharacterized protein LOC131997830 isoform X3: MKRACTPKCRICKDRHFLKHCPAFQGMSVVRRREVIREKGFCFNCLCTAHTRNWCPSRNKCMVCQLNHHTMVHVDQSSTPKATLQHMHQHSQNTTRKIEKNGRSCNSRKPNSTQHRAKSKAQDQEPHLHFRERLSHRTRQHVFLPTLLARIPTPDGPAKTRILMNSGEVQTMILQTLVERLHLRTTRKDNKEYCTLNLESYQDPLAKIQIIGMVQKKFRTTLPKPISEPKLRAIYDHITDLADPNFHNPCNVEILLANDQIPRILRAGMIQTSSSMPIAQSTIFGWTISGACRY; the protein is encoded by the exons ATGAAGAGAGCTTG CACACCCAAATGTCGAATTTGCAAGGATCGACATTTCCTCAAACATTGTCCCGCCTTCCAAGGAATGTCTGTGGTAAGGAGACGAGAGGTAATCAGAGAAAAGGGATTTTGCTTTAATTGCCTCTGTACCGCTCATACCCGGAATTGGTGTCCATCACGAAATAAGTGCATGGTATGTCAACTCAACCACCATACAATGGTACATGTGGACCAATCCTCAACTCCTAAAGCCACTCTTCAACATATGCATCAACACTCCCAAAACACTACACGCAAGATCGAAAAAAATGGCCGTTCGTGCAACAGTCGCAAACCCAACAGCACTCAGCACCGTGCAAAATCCAAAGCTCAAGATCAGGAACCGCACCTACACTTCAGAGAACGGCTAAGCCATCGGACAAGACAGCACGTTTTTCTTCCAACATTGCTAGCTAGGATCCCAACACCCGATGGCCCAGCAAAAACGAGAATTCTCATGAATTCCGGTGAGGTTCAAACAATGATTCTTCAAACCCTAGTCGAGCGACTGCATCTTCGCACAACCAGAAAGGATAACAAGGAGTACTGCACATTGAATTTGGAATCATACCAAGATCCTTTAGCAAAAATCCAGATCATAGGTATGGTCCAAAAAAAGTTCCGAACAACTCTCCCCAAACCAATCAGCGAACCAAAGCTGCGTGCCATATACGACCACATTACCGATCTAGCAGATCCGAACTTCCACAATCCGTGCAACGTCGAAATTTTGCTGGCTAATGACCAAATACCAAGAATATTGCGAGCTGGGATGATCCAGACTTCCTCAAGTATGCCTATAGCCCAGAGCACAATATTCGGCTGGACAATTTCTGGAGCTTGTCGCTACTAA